The Paenibacillus beijingensis nucleotide sequence GTAGCTCGCCTCAACAAGCGGCGTCACGGCGTCAACAAATTTGCCGGCCAAGCTGTTCAAATTGTTTTCATTTTGAACCCCCACGATGACGCCCGCCAAATTCGTTTTGATCCAGGTCTGTACCTGCATCTGCCGGTTGTGTTCCTCCTCGCGCGCGGTCTTCTCGTCAAGATCGTCCGCCAGCGCAATGAACGTGTCGGCTACCGCGCCGAATTCGCCGCCCGGTCTTGTCCGCAGACGGGCCGTCCTGGCGGCCTCTCCCCCTTTGGCGAAGCCGTTGATCATGTGCGAGAGGGAGTTAAAGCCGCGGCTCATGCTCAGCAGGCTCCAGAACACGACGACAAGTCCGGCCAAAATTCCGATCGCCGTCACGATAATCATCAGATTCGTCGTATCCGTATTATCCTGCTCCGCCTGGGCAACGGCGTTCTGCATCGCCCGCTGATGGTAATTGGCCAATTTGTCAATTTGCGCGACAAGCTGCTCCTGGTAAGCCCGCCCTTCGCTTTCGCGAAGCTGGATGGCGGCCTCTCCCCGTCCCTGGCCGACCAGATTGATAACCTGCCTCATGTAGTTCTCGTACTCTTCAGTGTCGGCCGCAAGCTCGTCCACCATTTCGCCTTCATACTCCGAAAGGTAATTGAGCTGCAGCTTCTGGACCGCATCGTTCAGATTGGCGGCGGCCGCTTCCAGCGCCGGTTTGTTTTTGTCCAGCGTCTCCCGCGTCGGTACGGTAAGCACATTGACCAGAAAAGTGGCAATATCGTTTGCCTGGCTGCGGGCGTTCATCGCAACCGATACTTTCATATACCTTTGATCGTAGACTTCATTGGTTTGCGCGCCCAGATTATACAAATTGCGTATGCCGGCACTGCTGAGAAGCAGCAAAATCGTCATCAGAAATGAAAATCCGAGCAGCAGTTTCGTACGTATCTTCATCTGTCTGTCATCACCGCAATCCCCTCTCGCAATCCCCTCTAGTAAAATAATCGAAATAACAGAGGCTCAAACTTGGTATAAACTTGGTATAGACTTGGTGTAGACTTGGTATAAGAGCTTGACTTTTAAGTGAACTCAGCTGCATCAGCTGCATGGAATCGACGCGAGCGGACATAGAATCCGCTATTTCCCGCATATCACTCGTTTTTTGGGCTGAACGCGGACTTACGATCCGTTAATGGCTGTGAATCTTCGCAAATTGGACTCACAGCACTTGACTCACAGCACTAGCCCCGCAGCCACTAGTCTCACGCCGCCGGCCACTACTACTTAGAACTGTTGATCTGCACTTCTATAACGCAATACAGCCCTGCACCAAATCATCTGGTAGTTCGCTCCGAAAAACCTTTCGATGATCTAACGGAACTGAAGTAGCTTTTATTTTGCAGTTATGAACCGATTTGGATATCTAACGGAACTGACAGCTCTTATTTTACATTTATGAGCCCATTTGGGTATCTAACGGAACTGACAGCTCTTAATCGATTTAAAATGGGTTATTTTCAGACCGAAAAACAGAAATAAGGTCCGATACTTCCGTTAGATTTTCAAATTGAACAAAATGAGCAGAATAACGTCCACTGCTTCCGTTAGCATCCAAGAACAACCCGTAATGCAAAGCCCCACCATTCTACACAATAACAAGGAAGGCGTCACTCCTATACCGCAAATTGCACGATATTTACAAGGGAAATACCGGATTCCCATTGACGCTAAAGCAGCCGCCGCCCATTCGGGCAGCGGCTGCGGCGGATCTTCCATGCCGGCAGTTTCAATTAGAGTACCTTTACCCCCATCGAAAAAAACTGAATCAGCATCTCCGGAACGTTATTCGATTCGTATTACTCTGAGGTCATCGGCCAGAAGAAATCAATCGACGTCAGCTTTCCGCTGCTCCCGTCCACAAACAGTTTCGCCGCCATGCCATTCGCGTCCACATAGCCGAAACCGTCCTCCGCTTCGAAATCCGGCTTTCCGAATGCATTCTTCCAAGCTTCAATATCGACGGGAAGGGTCAACCCCCCGACTTTCACTTCGCCCGCTTCCTTCGGAATAAGAATATAATTCAGTTGGTCGCCGTCAAATCCGATCGTGATGCCGGGATAGATCCAGCTCGTCCTCGAGGAGAGCTGCTCGTCGGCCGGAGCCGCTGCGGGAAGGCCGAGCTTGCGCATCACATCCGCTTTGCCGTCGCTGAGGGAAACGCCGTTGATCATGCCGAAATCACGCTTTCCTCCCGCCAGATGAGGCTCCGCTTTGAAGAAAGCATTTTCCGCTTCCTGTTCCCCGCTTCCTGCGGACAACTCCAGCAGGGGCGTGCCGCTATTAATCGCACCAACGGGTGCTGACTGCACTTCCGGAGCTGCCGGCCGGCTGTCAAATTTTAACGTCAATCCCAATCCGGCAAACAGCAGCAGCGTGCAAGCGGCGGCAACTCCGATTATTGTGCGCATCAAATATACACCCTCTCCCGTTCAATTCAAGGACGATTGCCCTATTGTTTCCCATTACCACGACGAACAGCCTATCAAACAAGTCCGTATCCGAAATTTAGCCGTCCGATGACGGCGGCGGAAAACGTCATGCGCATTAAGCTGTCGGAGCTCGGGTTCAGCACTCTCGTTCGGGATTTGGATGGAGCGTGAAAAAAAAAAGGAACCGCTCCCGGTCCCTTTTCTACGCATGTTGCACTTAACGCGGCACGCCGTCCGATTTCACAATGAGCTGCTCAAGCGGCTGCACCACTTCGTCCCTAACGAAATGCTCGCCGATAAAGACGGCGACATCTTTAACGTCCCCTTGAGGCCGGATCGCCAAAAAGTCCACTTCGCGGTAGGCGTACTGGAACAGAAACCGGCTTGCGGTATCGGTAAACGTGACGATTCCTTTGGCTCGGTATACGTTGTCCGGAAGCTTCCGGAGAAACGCTTCGAACGCTTCGCTGTCCACAGGACCGTCCAAATAACAGGTAACCGCCATCACGTGGTCGTGCCCGCTGTGCGAATGAGCTCCGTGCTCGTGGCTATGCTCGTCGTGCGGATGAGCTCCGTGCTCGTGGCCGTGACCGCTGTACGAACGAGCTCCATGCTCGTGGTCGTGCTCGCTGTGCGAACGAGCTCCGTGCTCGTGGCTGTGCTCGCCGTGCGGATGAGCTCCGTGCTCGTGGCCGTGATCGTCATGCCCGCAGCCGCAACCGGGAGCGTGTTTCCCTTCGCCGGTGGAGCAGGAGCCGGCTGTCTTCATGTCCATTTTAAGATCGGCTTCTTCCGCTCCGGACTTCAGATGATCGTCCAGCCACCGTTCGTCCATATCGCAGCGGACCGCCGCGACGACCGGCGCATAGCGGTTCAGCTCCCGAAGCAGCTGTTCCGCCTCCACCCGCTCGTCCGGCTGCAGCAAATCGGTCTTATTCAGCACGAGAGAGGTCGCGCAAACGATTCCATCCCGCTGCAGCTTATACGTCCGGCCTTTGCCGCTGCGGCCAAGTCGCAGAAGCTCCGGTCCGTCGACGACCGTGACGATCGTTTCGAGCGAAATCCGCACCATCATCGCCGCTTCCGTTATACCGTCGATCATTTCCAGCGGGCTCGCTGCTCCGGTCGATTCGATCAGAATGACGTCGGGTTCATGCTGCTGCACAAGCGCCATTATTTCCATGCCCAGGTCGCCGCGGGAGGTGCAGCATATACAGCCGCCGAGCATTTCAGCCATCGGAACATCACGCTCGACAAGCATCCCGTCAAGATTCACTTCCCCCAGCTCGTTCACAATGACCGCCGGCTTCAGGCCGGACGTTTTGCACCGCTCCAGCAGCCGGGTCAGCAGCGTCGTTTTGCCGCTCCCAAGAAATCCGGCCAGCACAATGACCGGTATCGGCTTACGTGATTCTCTCATTCCACATTTCTCCTTTTGTTCATGCGACTAACGGTTTGCGTCATTCAAACGCCGCAAGCTTTATGCGGTTTTCGACATAAAAATCTAAAAAATGCAATCACCGTTCGACAGACTGTATAACGTTTTCATAGTATCATTTCTTTAGATATGTTGGGCTTTCCGTTATCGGCTGCAACCCGTGATCCGGACTGCCGAATCCATTGCCGATCATGAGCGCCGACATACTCTAATCCTGCGCATGTTCCGGCTGTGCGGACACAATAAATAACGGGAGGAGTTGATTTCATTCATAAGTTGCATTAATTATGCATTATAATCCATTATAACTCAAAACAAGGCTTGCTCGGGCGGCAGCGTCTGCGCGCGCGAACAAACCTTGTCGGTGACAGAGACTAAAGCGGTCGACCCGCCGGCTTCAATGCTGACGTCTGCCTGTTCTCTGCCGATCAATGAACTTTAGCGATAACCAAAATCTTGCCTTGGTCGAGCACTTCTTCATACCGCTCGGCTTCCATGTCATTCAGGCCGATCGCCCCCAGCTTGGAGCGAAGCTCGTCTCCCCGCGAGCGAAACATATTCGCCATGGAGTTGAACACGCCCTCCTCCGACAGGCCGATTTCATTGGCGTTGGAGTTGTCGGCCAGACGGTCCGTTTCATCCTTGTCATGAGTCAACACGTAAATTTCATCCCGGTTATAGCCGCGTCGATTCAATTCACGCACGGCTGACATCGCGTCCATACCATTCTCAACGACTTGAATGCTCGGTTTCATCGTAATCCCTCCATTTTTCGTAAAAGTTATTTTTTTGAGGTTATGAATGAATGTAAGCATATCCTCAAGTTACTTTTCGTTAACCGTCCCGATCACGGTTGAATCAACCATTAAGAAATGGTAATTAATGTTTATTTTTGCATTCCATTTCTTGATAGCGATTTCGTTTCAAACCGATGCGGGGCGTTTACAACTATAGTACACATTGGAAACGGAGGTAGACAGATGAAACAAACGAAATGTGTAGCGATGCTGCTTGCGGGCGGCGAAGGGAAACGACTGGCTCCGTTAACAAACCGTCTGGCAAAGCCGGCGGTGCACTTTGGTGGACGGTACCGGATCATCGATTTCCCTCTTAGCAATTGCGTGAACTCCGGTATCGATACGGTCGGCATTTTGACCCAATACATGAAAGACTCCATCGATACGCATATCGGAGAAGGCGATGCGTGGAGCAATCTTCAAGTTTCGCTGCTGTCTTCCAATGATGAAACCGGCGGATATGTCGGTACAGCCGATGCCATCTACCAGAACCTTGATTTTATCGAATCCAGCAATCCGGAGCACGTGCTTATTGTCTCCGGCGACCATATCTATCACATGGATTATAACGACATGCTTCAGTTTCATATTAATAAAGGCGCTTCCATGACGCTTGCCGTCAAGGACGTTCCGTGGGAAGAAGCGTCCCGGTTCGGAATTATGAATACGGACAAATCGTACAAAGTGCAGACGTTCGAAGAAAAACCGGCCAATCCGAAAAGCAACCTGGCTTCAATGGGCGTCTATATTTTCAAATGGGATGTGCTGCAAAAATATTTGCGGGAAGATGCCCTGAATCCGGAATCCTCGCACGACTTCGGCAAAGACGTTATTCCCGCCATGCTGTCGGCGGATCGTCATCATGTGTACGCTTACCGTTTTGAAGGATATTGGAGAGACGTGGGCACACCGGACAGCTTGTGGGAAGCCCACATGGACCTGCTTACCGGAGAGTTCGAAATTGAGCGTACCGATTGGCCGATGCATACTCCGGAATACATGGCTTCATCCGCCATCCAGGTGGCGCCTTATGCCGACGTCCAACAATCGATGATGAATCGCGGCTGCAGGATTGAAGGCGAGGTAAACCGTTCGATCCTGTTCCAGAGCGTACAAATCGGACAAGGCAGCCAAGTAAAGGAGAGCATTATTATGCCGGGCGCCCGGATCGGCCGCAACGTCACGATCCATCGCGCCATTATCGGTGAAGACGCTTATATCGCAGACGGTTCGTACATTTCCGGACAGGACGGCAAAATTATCGTAATCGGGGCAGGGGAGTTCCGATTTACCCGCGGACCGCTGCAGCGCCGCAAGGGACGCATCGTTACCGGTGCGGAAGAAGCGGCAAGCGGCGCCGCGGAATGGTATGAAGAACGTCTTTATTCCTAATCATACGGTAAAATGATGAGCGCGGACGACGCGGCGGTAACGAGAGGCCTGCTTGCCGACCGAAACGGCGCACGAACGCGCTCGCTTAAGCGAATTAAGCTTCGCTCGCGCAATACAAAGGGCTGCCTGAAGGTTGTTGACCTTCTCAGGCAGCCCTTATCTTTTGTCCTATTGCCGGAATGATCATTGTCTGCACCGCAGCCGTGCGCTCAAACCGGAGCGTCCCGTATCCGGCCGGTCAGGTTTCTGAAGCGCAATGACGGCATGAAGCACGATCGAATCTGGCACCTGCAGCAATTTGCGGGCGATAAAATGGTCAAAGCCGCCCGCCGCACGCGTCGATATCCCCATCAGCCTCGCCTGGCGCGCCAGTCTCGCCCATGCTCCCCCTGCGTCCTTGAGCGTGGCGGCACTGCTTTGTTCCTGAGCCGGCTGCCTGTGCGAAGAGAAAAGCAGCAGCGCCGCTGCGTTGTCCGTCCAGGTGCGGTCTTTCGCGCGGATAAAGGAACGGAACAGCACCTTCTCCTCCTCCGTCATCGCCGCGTAAAAGCTCCACTTCCTCTCATTTGCGGACGATGGTTCCGCATAGGCGGCCTTCACAATAGACAGCAGCGCTTCCTCATCGAGTCCGCTTTTCTCGGACGGGGACCGCTTGAGGCGGTTAACTATTGGAGAATCGGCCGGCTGCTCCGGCTTGAAAGAAAAAAACGCTTCTTGAATCGTCATTATGAATTCGCTCCCTTCATTTGTCACGGTATCGGTATCCGTCGGTGATCAGAGTACTTGCAAGAGTGGAAAAAAGGAGGCACCCGAGGGAGTGCCTCCAGTGCCCTTATCCGCCAATTATCAACTGCCAGTCGCTAATATTGAATTCTCTTTTGGCCAGCTTCTCTTCCACCAGGAAGTTCTTCGTGCCTTCCAGCAGCTTCAGGCCGTTATCGGTAAACGGAGTGTCCTTGATGTCGCTGATCGGATATACTTTTTCCGCCAATTCGACCGTTGTGTTGTACACCTGCGCAACGAATTGATAATATTCTTCCTCGTGCTGCTTCAAGTCTTCAAGCGCCTTCAGACGGGCTTCATTCCACACTTTCGGGAAATCAGGGAACTTCTGCAGGTAGTCTTCCGATACGACGGTTGCGCTTGTGCCAAGCAGGTCGGGATGCTTCGTGGCATCGTCGAGATAAGTGAAGCCTTCGTCGATCTGTTTCAGCGCGTTCACGCCGGTGTTGGTCATCGCGTCCACATCGCCGCGCGCGAGCGCCGCCTGCGCATCCGGGATGAGCATATGAACGAGCTTATAATCGGTTACACCTTCCTGCTTCAGCAGCCCGACGACATAACGGTGCATAAAAGAACCCTTTTGGATCGCGATCGTCTTGCCCTTCAGATCCTGAATCGTCTTCGGACCGTCTTTCTTGCCGATCACATAGCCGATCGTGCCCGTCGAGGACTGCGTAATGAGACGCGTTTTCGCGCCGGACGAATAGGCGATAATGGCGGGCGTGTCGCCGAGGCTGCCGAAATCAAGGCGTCCGCTGATCAGCGATTCCGTCTGGTCCGGTCCGTTCGGAAATCCGGTCGCTTTCACTTCGGAGATGCCGTACTTTTTCAGCTCCTCCTGGATAATCCCTTTATACAGCCCCCAGCCTTCCGCGCCGGCCGGCAGGTTCAGCTTATTGCTGCCGATAAACCCGTAGTTCAGTACGGCGGGCACATTGCTTGCCGCCTCTGAGGACGTACCCGCAGCTTCCGCTCCCGCTTCGGAGCCGGAAGATGACGTGCCGTTCGTACTTTGACCGGAAGATCCGCATGCCTGAATCAACACGATTGCCATCATAAAAGCTGCGATCAGCGCGAGCTTCAAGCTTCTCGCGCGCCCCCCTTTGTTCTCTCTGTAAAACTGCGCCATGTTTTGATGCTCCTCTCCGCCGATGCTCCTGCGCCGAACCGGCCTCTCGCTCATTTTCGCCAAGCGGCCGCCGGTTCAGAAGTTTGTTTGCAACGCTAACTGGTACATGTATTCGTGGCCGGCAACGGGCTTCCGGCCTTTGCCCCAGCCGACCTTCTCCCGGTAGCCG carries:
- a CDS encoding GTP-binding protein, with product MRESRKPIPVIVLAGFLGSGKTTLLTRLLERCKTSGLKPAVIVNELGEVNLDGMLVERDVPMAEMLGGCICCTSRGDLGMEIMALVQQHEPDVILIESTGAASPLEMIDGITEAAMMVRISLETIVTVVDGPELLRLGRSGKGRTYKLQRDGIVCATSLVLNKTDLLQPDERVEAEQLLRELNRYAPVVAAVRCDMDERWLDDHLKSGAEEADLKMDMKTAGSCSTGEGKHAPGCGCGHDDHGHEHGAHPHGEHSHEHGARSHSEHDHEHGARSYSGHGHEHGAHPHDEHSHEHGAHSHSGHDHVMAVTCYLDGPVDSEAFEAFLRKLPDNVYRAKGIVTFTDTASRFLFQYAYREVDFLAIRPQGDVKDVAVFIGEHFVRDEVVQPLEQLIVKSDGVPR
- a CDS encoding general stress protein, which codes for MKPSIQVVENGMDAMSAVRELNRRGYNRDEIYVLTHDKDETDRLADNSNANEIGLSEEGVFNSMANMFRSRGDELRSKLGAIGLNDMEAERYEEVLDQGKILVIAKVH
- a CDS encoding glucose-1-phosphate adenylyltransferase, whose amino-acid sequence is MKQTKCVAMLLAGGEGKRLAPLTNRLAKPAVHFGGRYRIIDFPLSNCVNSGIDTVGILTQYMKDSIDTHIGEGDAWSNLQVSLLSSNDETGGYVGTADAIYQNLDFIESSNPEHVLIVSGDHIYHMDYNDMLQFHINKGASMTLAVKDVPWEEASRFGIMNTDKSYKVQTFEEKPANPKSNLASMGVYIFKWDVLQKYLREDALNPESSHDFGKDVIPAMLSADRHHVYAYRFEGYWRDVGTPDSLWEAHMDLLTGEFEIERTDWPMHTPEYMASSAIQVAPYADVQQSMMNRGCRIEGEVNRSILFQSVQIGQGSQVKESIIMPGARIGRNVTIHRAIIGEDAYIADGSYISGQDGKIIVIGAGEFRFTRGPLQRRKGRIVTGAEEAASGAAEWYEERLYS
- a CDS encoding ABC transporter substrate-binding protein; protein product: MAQFYRENKGGRARSLKLALIAAFMMAIVLIQACGSSGQSTNGTSSSGSEAGAEAAGTSSEAASNVPAVLNYGFIGSNKLNLPAGAEGWGLYKGIIQEELKKYGISEVKATGFPNGPDQTESLISGRLDFGSLGDTPAIIAYSSGAKTRLITQSSTGTIGYVIGKKDGPKTIQDLKGKTIAIQKGSFMHRYVVGLLKQEGVTDYKLVHMLIPDAQAALARGDVDAMTNTGVNALKQIDEGFTYLDDATKHPDLLGTSATVVSEDYLQKFPDFPKVWNEARLKALEDLKQHEEEYYQFVAQVYNTTVELAEKVYPISDIKDTPFTDNGLKLLEGTKNFLVEEKLAKREFNISDWQLIIGG